Proteins from a genomic interval of Lemur catta isolate mLemCat1 chromosome 17, mLemCat1.pri, whole genome shotgun sequence:
- the CASS4 gene encoding cas scaffolding protein family member 4 isoform X2, translating into MKGTGVMDGAPKTLLARALYDNCPDCSDELAFCRGDILTILEQNVPESEGWWKCLLHGRQGLAPANRLQILTEAAADKPCTAFLQGLGEALASSEIYQVPTLLHPPPLGPVYEKMKSWVEEPLSPIAQVYEFPNPPTSARIICEKTLSFPKQEPDKQQLYDIPASPQKAAVHPRASQGSEQSVLLTPMSALKGGGHNTLPNPQKSEWIYDTPVSLGRANVRNTSLASSAEDSGLHAVPGSGSPFHNPPSSRDRSLTPQLNVPMQKKLSLPEIPSYGFPAHRDTVPLDEGVSYKVPSSFLIPRVEQQNTKPNIYDIPKAMLSVPLAGKDLGKANEVSENSMGCSSPCFSRQTASLSPEEDRLSVSSSDSRASVVSSCSSTSTDSSSSSSSEESAKELSLDLNLAKGTVRALQHKVVSSTAGLLLFVSRKWRFRDHLEANIDAIRRAADHIEESVREFLDFARGVRGASCNLTDSNLQTRIQDQLQTISNSYRILLETKESLDNCNWSLQVLVTDKVQNSPDDLERFVLVARMIPEDIKRFASIVIANGRLLFKQNYETESKCEKCIQPPQREIESYQRSTPFTKQRENEHSPELLKKNRTNACGQRLPNLEEKRKPILEQRLDENKDLGAMNPISLIPQPLSQQTPEKKIHLSEHCRLYFGALFKAIRVFNSSLSNSQPPETFITQSKLVITVGQKLVDTLCKETQERDVRNEILCSSSHLCSLLKDLALATKNAVLKYPSPVALGHLQAEAEKLEQHTRQFRGTLE; encoded by the exons ATGAAAGGGACGGGAGTCATGGATGGCGCGCCCAAG aCACTCCTGGCCAGGGCACTTTATGACAACTGCCCCGACTGCTCTGATGAGCTGGCTTTCTGCAGAGGGGACATCCTGACCATTCTGGAGCAAAATGTACCGGAAAGTGAGGGCTGGTGGAAGTGTTTGCTCCATGGGAGGCAAGGCCTGGCCCCCGCCAACCGCCTCCAAATCCTCACAGAGGCTGCTGCAGACAAGCCCTGCACCGCATTCCTGCAAGGCCTGGGAGAAGCTCTCGCCAGCTCAGAGATCTACCAGGTGCCCACCCtgctccacccacccccactAGGCCCCGTCTACGAGAAGATGAAGAGCTGGGTGGAGGAACCCCTGTCCCCCATCGCCCAAGTCTACGAATTCCCCAACCCACCTACCAGTGCCAGAATCATCTGCGAGAAGACTCTAAGCTTTCCGAAACAG GAGCCAGACAAGCAGCAGTTATACGATATTCCAGCCAGCCCTCAAAAGGCAGCAGTCCACCCCCGGGCCAGCCAAGGAAGC GAACAGAGTGTTCTCCTTACCCCAATGAGTGCCTTAAAAGGAGGAGGCCACAACACATTACCAAATCCTCAGAAATCAGAATGGATTTATGACACTCCAGTGTCTCTGGGAAGGGCGAATGTCAGAAACACATCTCTAGCCAGCTCTGCAGAAGATTCGGGGCTTCATGCTGTTCCCGGTTCTGGCTCACCTTTCCACAATCCTCCAAGTAGCAGAGACAGGTCCCTCACTCCACAGCTGAATGTGCCCATGCAGAAAAAACTCAGTCTTCCAGAAATTCCTTCTTATGGCTTTCCAGCACACAGGGACACGGTCCCTTTGGATGAAGGTGTCAGCTACAAGGTTCCTTCCAGCTTTCTGATCCCCCGAGTGGAACAGCAGAACACCAAGCCCAACATTTACGACATCCCTAAAGCAATGCTGAGTGTCCCTCTTGCTGGGAAAGATCTGGGGAAAGCCAATGAGGTTTCAGAGAATTCCATGGGCTGTAGCTCCCCATGCTTCTCCAGACAGACAGCTTCCCTGTCTCCTGAAGAGGACAGATTATCTGTCTCCAGTTCTGACAGCAGAGCTAGCGTTGTTTCTTCATGCTCTTCCACATCCACTGActcctcctccagctcttccTCAGAGGAGTCAGCAAAGGAGCTCTCCTTGGACCTGAACTTGGCCAAGGGGACAGTGAGGGCTCTGCAACACAAGGTGGTCAGCTCTACAGCAGGTCTGCTGCTCTTTGTAAGCAGGAAGTGGAGGTTCAGGGACCATCTGGAGGCCAACATTGATGCAATCCGCAGGGCTGCTGATCACATAGAAGAGTCTGTAAGAGAATTTCTGGATTTTGCCCGAGGAGTCCGTGGGGCTTCCTGTAATCTCACTGACAGCAACCTTCAGACCAGAATCCAGGATCAGCTACAGACAATCTCCAACTCCTACCGGATTCTGCTTGAAACAAAGGAAAGCCTGGATAACTGCAATTGGTCCCTGCAAGTCCTCGTGACTGACAAAGTCCAAAACAGCCCAGATGACCTTGAGAGGTTTGTCTTGGTAGCACGAATGATTCCAGAAGACATCAAGAGATTTGCCTCCATTGTTATTGCCAATGGGAGACTCCTTTTTAAGCAGAACTATGAAACAGAATCTAAGTGTGAAAAATGCATCCAGCCTCCCCAAAGAGAAATTGAATCATACCAAAGGAGTACTCCTTTTACTAAGCAGAGGGAAAATGAACACTCCCCTgaactattaaagaaaaacaggacAAATGCCTGCGGACAG aggtTGCCTAAcctagaagagaaaagaaaacccatctTGGAACAAAGGTTAGATGAAAACAAAGACTTAGGAGCAATG AATCCTATCTCTCTAATACCTCAACCTTTGAGTCAGCAGACTCCTGAGAAGAAAATCCACCTTTCTGAACACTGCCGGCTCTATTTTGGGGCACTCTTCAAAGCCATCCGGGTATTTAACAGCAGCCTCAGCAACAGCCAGCCCCCAGAGACTTTCATCACTCAGAGCAAGCTGGTCATTACAGTGGGGCAGAAGCTGGTGGACACGCTGTGCAAGGAGACCCAGGAGAGGGACGTGCGCAACGAGATCCTCTGCAGCAGCAGTCACCTGTGCAGCCTGCTCAAGGACCTCGCGCTGGCCACCAAGAACGCAGTGCTCAAGTACCCAAGCCCTGTAGCCCTGGGGCACCTCCAGGCCGAGGCTGAGAAGCTGGAGCAACACACACGGCAATTCAGAGGGACACTGGAATAA
- the CASS4 gene encoding cas scaffolding protein family member 4 isoform X1, which yields MKGTGVMDGAPKTLLARALYDNCPDCSDELAFCRGDILTILEQNVPESEGWWKCLLHGRQGLAPANRLQILTEAAADKPCTAFLQGLGEALASSEIYQVPTLLHPPPLGPVYEKMKSWVEEPLSPIAQVYEFPNPPTSARIICEKTLSFPKQALFTLPRPARASLPTLPSQVYDVPAQSRVLSALKEPDKQQLYDIPASPQKAAVHPRASQGSEQSVLLTPMSALKGGGHNTLPNPQKSEWIYDTPVSLGRANVRNTSLASSAEDSGLHAVPGSGSPFHNPPSSRDRSLTPQLNVPMQKKLSLPEIPSYGFPAHRDTVPLDEGVSYKVPSSFLIPRVEQQNTKPNIYDIPKAMLSVPLAGKDLGKANEVSENSMGCSSPCFSRQTASLSPEEDRLSVSSSDSRASVVSSCSSTSTDSSSSSSSEESAKELSLDLNLAKGTVRALQHKVVSSTAGLLLFVSRKWRFRDHLEANIDAIRRAADHIEESVREFLDFARGVRGASCNLTDSNLQTRIQDQLQTISNSYRILLETKESLDNCNWSLQVLVTDKVQNSPDDLERFVLVARMIPEDIKRFASIVIANGRLLFKQNYETESKCEKCIQPPQREIESYQRSTPFTKQRENEHSPELLKKNRTNACGQRLPNLEEKRKPILEQRLDENKDLGAMNPISLIPQPLSQQTPEKKIHLSEHCRLYFGALFKAIRVFNSSLSNSQPPETFITQSKLVITVGQKLVDTLCKETQERDVRNEILCSSSHLCSLLKDLALATKNAVLKYPSPVALGHLQAEAEKLEQHTRQFRGTLE from the exons ATGAAAGGGACGGGAGTCATGGATGGCGCGCCCAAG aCACTCCTGGCCAGGGCACTTTATGACAACTGCCCCGACTGCTCTGATGAGCTGGCTTTCTGCAGAGGGGACATCCTGACCATTCTGGAGCAAAATGTACCGGAAAGTGAGGGCTGGTGGAAGTGTTTGCTCCATGGGAGGCAAGGCCTGGCCCCCGCCAACCGCCTCCAAATCCTCACAGAGGCTGCTGCAGACAAGCCCTGCACCGCATTCCTGCAAGGCCTGGGAGAAGCTCTCGCCAGCTCAGAGATCTACCAGGTGCCCACCCtgctccacccacccccactAGGCCCCGTCTACGAGAAGATGAAGAGCTGGGTGGAGGAACCCCTGTCCCCCATCGCCCAAGTCTACGAATTCCCCAACCCACCTACCAGTGCCAGAATCATCTGCGAGAAGACTCTAAGCTTTCCGAAACAG GCCCTCTTCACGCTCCCCAGACCTGCTCGGGCCTCGCTGCCAACTCTGCCTTCCCAGGTATACGATGTGCCTGCCCAGAGCCGGGTCCTCTCAGCCCTTAAG GAGCCAGACAAGCAGCAGTTATACGATATTCCAGCCAGCCCTCAAAAGGCAGCAGTCCACCCCCGGGCCAGCCAAGGAAGC GAACAGAGTGTTCTCCTTACCCCAATGAGTGCCTTAAAAGGAGGAGGCCACAACACATTACCAAATCCTCAGAAATCAGAATGGATTTATGACACTCCAGTGTCTCTGGGAAGGGCGAATGTCAGAAACACATCTCTAGCCAGCTCTGCAGAAGATTCGGGGCTTCATGCTGTTCCCGGTTCTGGCTCACCTTTCCACAATCCTCCAAGTAGCAGAGACAGGTCCCTCACTCCACAGCTGAATGTGCCCATGCAGAAAAAACTCAGTCTTCCAGAAATTCCTTCTTATGGCTTTCCAGCACACAGGGACACGGTCCCTTTGGATGAAGGTGTCAGCTACAAGGTTCCTTCCAGCTTTCTGATCCCCCGAGTGGAACAGCAGAACACCAAGCCCAACATTTACGACATCCCTAAAGCAATGCTGAGTGTCCCTCTTGCTGGGAAAGATCTGGGGAAAGCCAATGAGGTTTCAGAGAATTCCATGGGCTGTAGCTCCCCATGCTTCTCCAGACAGACAGCTTCCCTGTCTCCTGAAGAGGACAGATTATCTGTCTCCAGTTCTGACAGCAGAGCTAGCGTTGTTTCTTCATGCTCTTCCACATCCACTGActcctcctccagctcttccTCAGAGGAGTCAGCAAAGGAGCTCTCCTTGGACCTGAACTTGGCCAAGGGGACAGTGAGGGCTCTGCAACACAAGGTGGTCAGCTCTACAGCAGGTCTGCTGCTCTTTGTAAGCAGGAAGTGGAGGTTCAGGGACCATCTGGAGGCCAACATTGATGCAATCCGCAGGGCTGCTGATCACATAGAAGAGTCTGTAAGAGAATTTCTGGATTTTGCCCGAGGAGTCCGTGGGGCTTCCTGTAATCTCACTGACAGCAACCTTCAGACCAGAATCCAGGATCAGCTACAGACAATCTCCAACTCCTACCGGATTCTGCTTGAAACAAAGGAAAGCCTGGATAACTGCAATTGGTCCCTGCAAGTCCTCGTGACTGACAAAGTCCAAAACAGCCCAGATGACCTTGAGAGGTTTGTCTTGGTAGCACGAATGATTCCAGAAGACATCAAGAGATTTGCCTCCATTGTTATTGCCAATGGGAGACTCCTTTTTAAGCAGAACTATGAAACAGAATCTAAGTGTGAAAAATGCATCCAGCCTCCCCAAAGAGAAATTGAATCATACCAAAGGAGTACTCCTTTTACTAAGCAGAGGGAAAATGAACACTCCCCTgaactattaaagaaaaacaggacAAATGCCTGCGGACAG aggtTGCCTAAcctagaagagaaaagaaaacccatctTGGAACAAAGGTTAGATGAAAACAAAGACTTAGGAGCAATG AATCCTATCTCTCTAATACCTCAACCTTTGAGTCAGCAGACTCCTGAGAAGAAAATCCACCTTTCTGAACACTGCCGGCTCTATTTTGGGGCACTCTTCAAAGCCATCCGGGTATTTAACAGCAGCCTCAGCAACAGCCAGCCCCCAGAGACTTTCATCACTCAGAGCAAGCTGGTCATTACAGTGGGGCAGAAGCTGGTGGACACGCTGTGCAAGGAGACCCAGGAGAGGGACGTGCGCAACGAGATCCTCTGCAGCAGCAGTCACCTGTGCAGCCTGCTCAAGGACCTCGCGCTGGCCACCAAGAACGCAGTGCTCAAGTACCCAAGCCCTGTAGCCCTGGGGCACCTCCAGGCCGAGGCTGAGAAGCTGGAGCAACACACACGGCAATTCAGAGGGACACTGGAATAA